Within Serratia odorifera, the genomic segment GCCACCGCGTTATCATTCCCTGACGTGTTGCTGGCCATTTTCAGCGGCCACACCGGCCAGGGCGCCACGCTGCACGAACTGCAAATGGGCATTGACGGCATCAGTCAGGCGACGCCATTGGACGGTTTCAAAACCGGTCTGCGCAGCGGGCATTCGGTTGAGCAAGTACTGCAAACGCCGATTTTCGGTGCTGCGCTGGCAGGCATCGGCTGGCAATGGGTCAATCTCGGCTTTCTGGCCGGCGGGCTGTTTATGCTGGGGCGCAGGCTGATCCACTGGCAGATACCGTTCAGCATGCTGGCAATGTTGGCACTGTGTTCCGGCATCGCCTATCTGCTGGATCCCGCCCATCAGGCATCGCCGCTGATCCATCTGTTGTCTGGTGCAACGATGCTGGGTGCCTTCTTTATAGCCACCGATCCGGTCAGCGCCTCCACCACCCCACGCGGCCGCTTGATTTACGGCGCGCTGATCGGCCTGCTGGTATGGTTGATTCGCGTCTACGGCGGTTATCCGGACGGCGTCGCGTTTGCCGTGCTGCTAGCCAATATTACCGTGCCGCTGATCGACCACTACACGCAACCGCGCGTTTACGGTCATCGTTAAGGAGCCATGATGCTGCAATCAATGAGAAAGCATGGCACGACGCTGGCACTGTTTGCCGCCGTGACCACCGGCCTGACCGCGGTAGTCAACACGCTGACGCAAAAAACCATCGCTCATCAGGCCGCCCTGCAACAGAAAACCCTGCTTGATCAGGTGGTGCCGCCCGAGCACTATGATAACGATATGCAGTCCGAGTGTTACCTGGTGAGCGATCCGGCTCTCGGCAACGCCCTTGCGCACCGCTTGTATCTGGCGCGCAAACAGGGGCAGCCGGTTGGCGCCGCGCTGGAAACCACTGCACCGGACGGCTATTCAGGAGCCATCAAACTGCTGGTCGGCGCCGACTTTAGCGGCAACGTGTTTGGCAGCCGGGTGATTGAGCATCACGAGACACCGGGGCTGGGCGACAAGATAGAACTGCGCATCAGCAACTGGATCACCGTGTTCAGCGGCAAGAAAATCGACGGCCCGGACGATAAACGTTGGGCGGTGAAGAAGGACGGCGGCATGTTCGATCAGTTTACCGGCGCCACCATCACCCCGCGCGCAGTGGTCAATTCCGTGCGCCGCACGGCGTTGTATATGGAAACGTTGCCGCCTAAACTAGCCACATTACCTGCCTGTGGAGCCGGCGAATGAGCGAAGCAAAAGAGTTAATGATTCAAGGGTTGTGGAAAAACAACTCGGCGCTGGTGCAGCTGCTCGGGCTGTGCCCGCTGCTGGCGGTCACCTCAACCGCCACCAACGCCCTGGGACTGGGACTGGCGACCACGCTGGTACTGGTGATCACCAATGGCTCCATCTCCGCCCTGCGTCGCTGGGTGCCAAGCGAAGTGCGTATTCCGATCTACGTGATGATCATCGCCGCTGCGGTCAGCATCGTGCAAATGCTGATCAACGCCTATGCCTTTGGTCTGTATCAATCGCTGGGGATCTTTATCCCGCTTATCGTTACCAACTGCATCGTGGTCGGCCGTGCGGAGGCGGTCGCGGCACGCAAGCCGGTCGGGCTGGCGCTGATTGACGGCCTGTTCATCGGCCTGGGCGCTACCGGCGCCATGTTCGTGCTAGGTTCGATGCGCGAACTGATTGGCAACGGCACGCTGTTTGACGGCGCCGATATGCTGTTAGGCAGTTGGGCCAAAGTGCTGCGTATCGAAGTGGTGCATTTTGACAGCCCGTTCCTGCTGGCCATGCTGCCGCCGGGGGCGTTTATCGGTCTGGGGCTGATGCTGGCGGTCAAATATGTGATTGATGAAAAAATGAAGGCGCGCAAAGCCCAAGCCGTGGCTCACCAGCCGACGCTGGAAAAAGGACAGCCAGAGAAAGCCTGATGAATAAACAAAAACGCCTGGAAATTCTGACCCGTTTACGCGACAACAACCCGCACCCGACTACCGAACTGGTATTTACCACGCCGTTTGAACTGCTGATCGCCGTGCTGTTGTCGGCACAGGCGACCGACGTCAGCGTCAACAAGGCCACCGCCAAGCTGTATCCGGTGGCCAATACGCCAGCGGCGATGCTGGCGCTGGGGGTCGACGGCGTCAAGGAATACATCAAGACCATCGGCCTGTTCAATAGCAAGGCCGAGAATGTGATCAAAACCTGCCGTATCCTGCTGGAACAGCATGGCGGCGAGGTGCCAGAGGATCGCGCGGCACTCGAGGCGTTGCCCGGCGTTGGTCGAAAAACAGCAAACGTGGTGTTGAATACCGCCTTTGGCTGGCCCACCATTGCGGTAGATACCCACATCTTCCGCGTCAGCAATCGGACGCGCTTCGCACCGGGTAATACCGTCGAACAGGTTGAAGACAAGCTGCTGAAAGTAGTGCCGGCGGAATTCAAGGTCGACTGCCATCACTGGTTGATCCTGCATGGTCGTTATACCTGTATCGCCCGCAAACCGCGCTGCGGTTCCTGCATCATCGAAGATCTTTGCGAATACAAGGAAAAGGTCTATCCCGACGCCTGATGCTGCCGGCGCAATGTGCGCCGGGATCGCTGTGGCCGTTAGCGGCTCTTTTTTATTGAAAATGTGATGTTGCTCAGTAGTAACCACGGTGTTTTTACGGATTTCCGTCTAAAATCACGATTTCACTTAATTTCAAGCGAAAATTTAGTCAAAAATTGCGCATGACATCACAGTTTTCAATTCACAACATATTAACAACCGCATAACTCCTTCCTCACTATTTCACTAATATTGCAGATTGGCATTTAGGCATGAGATAGCAACGCCTATTGAACGACATGCAATCGCATGAACCACAAAATGGTAAAATAGCAGAACATATCACTACACCGACGGTGCATATCTTTTAGACAAAACAAAAACTCGACAAATGAAATAAATGCGAACGTTAATTCTGCATAACATTTGCAACATCGTTGCATAATGCCACAAACGTTATATGTAACCGAATATGTCAAACTGCTTGCCACGCCGTTTAAGATAGTGAACATTAACCGCCGTCATCCCATCCTATAACAACGCATAAGGGTGCAGTCCTGCATCAACTTGTGCATTTCCCGTCCTTTCTGACGGGCTGTGAAAAAAGAGGTACCAGTGTCAACAGCAAACAACCAACATCAGGAAGGCGTCAGCTTAAACGCCTTTAAACAACCCAAGGCGTTCTATTTGATCTTCTCGATCGAACTGTGGGAGCGTTTCGGTTATTACGGCCTGCAGGGCATCATGGCGGTTTATCTGGTCAAGATGCTTGGCCTGAGCGAAGCCGATTCAATTACGCTGTTTTCGTCTTTCAGCGCGCTGGTGTATGGCTTTGTCGCCATCGGCGGCTGGCTGGGGGATAAAGTGCTCGGCACCAAGCGTGTCATCGTCCTCGGCGCGCTGGTATTGGCGGTAGGCTACGCCATGGTAGCCTACTCCGGCCACGATATTTTCTGGGTTTACCTCGGCATGGCGACCATCGCCGTCGGCAGCGGTCTGTTCAAGGCCAACCCGTCCTCTTTGCTGTCTACCTGTTACGAAAAAGACGATCCGCGTCTCGATGGCGCCTTCACCATGTACTATATGTCGGTGAATATCGGCTCTTTCATGTCGATGCTGGCAACGCCCTGGCTGGCAGCCAAATACGGCTGGAGCGTCGCGTTCTCGCTGAGCGTGGTCGGGATGCTGATCACGCTGGTCAACTTTATGCTGTGCCATCGCTGGGTTAAACAGCACGGCTCCAAACCAGACTTCAAACCATTGCATCTGCAAAAGCTGCTGATGGTGCTGGTCGGCATCGTCGCACTGGTCGCTCTGTCCAGCTGGCTGCTGCACAATCAGGTAATTGCCCGCTGGGCACTGGCGATTATCTCCGCCGGCATCGTGATCGTGTTCGCCAAGGAAACCTTTGCCATGCACGGCGCAGCGCGTCGCAAAATGATCGTAGCGTTCCTGCTGATGCTGGAAGCGGTGGTGTTCTTCGTGCTGTATAGCCAAATGCCGACCTCATTGAACTTCTTTGCCATTCATAACGTTGAACACAACATTCTGGGCCTGGCGTTCGAACCCGAGCAGTATCAGGCGCTGAACCCGTTCTGGATCATGCTGGCCAGTCCGATTCTGGCGGCACTGTACAATAAAATGGGCGATCGCCTGCCGATGCCGCACAAGTTCGCGTTCGGTATGTTCCTGTGCTCCGGTGCGTTTCTGGTGCTGCCATGGGGCGCCAGCTTCGCCAACGAACAGGGCATCGTTTCCGTCAACTGGCTGATCCTGAGCTACGCGCTGCAAAGCGTCGGTGAGCTGATGATCTCGGGCCTGGGGCTGGCGATGGTGGCCCAACTGGTACCACAACGCCTGATGGGCTTCATTATGGGTTCCTGGTTCCTGACCACCGCGGCTGCAGCGCTGATTGCCGGTAAAGTGGCAGGTCTAACCGCCGTACCAAGCGACGTGAACGATGCGCATGCTTCATTGGCGATTTATAGCCATGTCTTTATGCAGATTGGTATCGCTACCGGCGTTATCGCCATTCTGATGATGCTCACCGCGCCGAAGCTGTACCGCATGACGCTGGATACCGCGGAAGACACCGAACAGAAGGCGCAACAGGCGACTACCGCCGCGCGTTAATCGGTATGACGCAACCAACGTCAACGGGGCCATTATTGGCCCCGTTTTTTTTGCCGTCGCCGGCGTTTAGCCCACCGACCTGGCCTGCAGGGTCTGCCAGATAAACTCGCTCACCAGCGCAGCATGAAACGCCGACTGCTTTTTGT encodes:
- the rsxG gene encoding electron transport complex subunit RsxG; translation: MLQSMRKHGTTLALFAAVTTGLTAVVNTLTQKTIAHQAALQQKTLLDQVVPPEHYDNDMQSECYLVSDPALGNALAHRLYLARKQGQPVGAALETTAPDGYSGAIKLLVGADFSGNVFGSRVIEHHETPGLGDKIELRISNWITVFSGKKIDGPDDKRWAVKKDGGMFDQFTGATITPRAVVNSVRRTALYMETLPPKLATLPACGAGE
- the nth gene encoding endonuclease III, whose protein sequence is MNKQKRLEILTRLRDNNPHPTTELVFTTPFELLIAVLLSAQATDVSVNKATAKLYPVANTPAAMLALGVDGVKEYIKTIGLFNSKAENVIKTCRILLEQHGGEVPEDRAALEALPGVGRKTANVVLNTAFGWPTIAVDTHIFRVSNRTRFAPGNTVEQVEDKLLKVVPAEFKVDCHHWLILHGRYTCIARKPRCGSCIIEDLCEYKEKVYPDA
- the dtpA gene encoding dipeptide/tripeptide permease DtpA, translated to MSTANNQHQEGVSLNAFKQPKAFYLIFSIELWERFGYYGLQGIMAVYLVKMLGLSEADSITLFSSFSALVYGFVAIGGWLGDKVLGTKRVIVLGALVLAVGYAMVAYSGHDIFWVYLGMATIAVGSGLFKANPSSLLSTCYEKDDPRLDGAFTMYYMSVNIGSFMSMLATPWLAAKYGWSVAFSLSVVGMLITLVNFMLCHRWVKQHGSKPDFKPLHLQKLLMVLVGIVALVALSSWLLHNQVIARWALAIISAGIVIVFAKETFAMHGAARRKMIVAFLLMLEAVVFFVLYSQMPTSLNFFAIHNVEHNILGLAFEPEQYQALNPFWIMLASPILAALYNKMGDRLPMPHKFAFGMFLCSGAFLVLPWGASFANEQGIVSVNWLILSYALQSVGELMISGLGLAMVAQLVPQRLMGFIMGSWFLTTAAAALIAGKVAGLTAVPSDVNDAHASLAIYSHVFMQIGIATGVIAILMMLTAPKLYRMTLDTAEDTEQKAQQATTAAR
- a CDS encoding electron transport complex subunit E is translated as MSEAKELMIQGLWKNNSALVQLLGLCPLLAVTSTATNALGLGLATTLVLVITNGSISALRRWVPSEVRIPIYVMIIAAAVSIVQMLINAYAFGLYQSLGIFIPLIVTNCIVVGRAEAVAARKPVGLALIDGLFIGLGATGAMFVLGSMRELIGNGTLFDGADMLLGSWAKVLRIEVVHFDSPFLLAMLPPGAFIGLGLMLAVKYVIDEKMKARKAQAVAHQPTLEKGQPEKA
- the rsxD gene encoding electron transport complex subunit RsxD, encoding MKFRPIKQTAAKGLHIASSPFTHNQQSTSRIMLWVMLACIPGLAAQLWFFGYGSLIQVALAMISALLAESAILALRKQPVRARLADNSAILTALLLGISLPPLAPWWMIVIGTLFAIVIAKQLYGGLGQNPFNPAMVGYVVLLISFPVQMTSWLPPETLRATALSFPDVLLAIFSGHTGQGATLHELQMGIDGISQATPLDGFKTGLRSGHSVEQVLQTPIFGAALAGIGWQWVNLGFLAGGLFMLGRRLIHWQIPFSMLAMLALCSGIAYLLDPAHQASPLIHLLSGATMLGAFFIATDPVSASTTPRGRLIYGALIGLLVWLIRVYGGYPDGVAFAVLLANITVPLIDHYTQPRVYGHR